The DNA segment TCACGCGATCCTTCGCTCTCGGTTGTTGGGGGTTGGATCGAACCAAGGAACGATGGAGCCTTCGGCCACCAGCCATTGCTGGTAACGCTCGCCGCAGTCATGGCCTCCCGTCAACTGCCCGAAGGAAGGAATCACCAAACGCGGCCCATTCGGATCAAAGGCGAAGCAGGGCAAACGCAACTGATCGGAACGGCTGCGAATCCGGGTGGTGGGATGCAGGTGACCGCACACGTTCAACAACCCCGGCTCCGGCACCCGTTCGGGCATGTGGCTCAACCAGAGATGGCCCAACCGCTGAGAAGGCTGCTGGGGCAAGCCTTCAATCCAGCTGTCCTGGTCGTGGTTGCCACCGATCAGCACCACCGGGCAACCACAGAGATCGGGCAGGGCCAGCAGGGTCTCGCGCAGGGGAGCGGTGATGCCGATGCGGGCATGCACGAGATCACCCAGCACAAACAAGCGCTGAGGAGACCAGTCATGGCAGAGCTCCAGCAGCGGATTCAGGGTTCCTTGATCCCCATCACTGGGCATGGGGATGCCATGGGCCTGGAACGCCTCGGCCTTGCCGAGATGCAGATCGGCAACAAACAGTTCGCGCCCCTCAGCCCGCCACAGGGCCCGCTGGGGGAGGAACCTGAGTGGGCTGTCGCCCCAGGACCACTCCAATGCGGTCATGAACGGTGCAGATCGCAGATCTGTAGCGCTGGCTGCATTGGATGGCTGACGTCGTGCCGCAAGCTTTGTGGGCCTCCAGAAGACTCATTGTGGCGCGGAGCAAGGGTCAACACCAGCTCGCGAGTTCAACCCTGCGCACCCTCGAACAACGGTTGAGCCTGCTGGAAGAGGAAGGCCGTTTCGAATGTGCCTACGCCCTGAGGATGGAAGTGGCTGACTGGCTGCTCGGAGCCAGGGATGCCAACCTGAGCGCACCATCGTTGAGCTGAGCCTTCCATGACCATTGCCCTGCTGATCGCGCTGGCGGGTTCCCTGGCGGCGATGGCCGTGATCGTGCGTCGTCTGGAACAGCGCTGATGCGAAGGGTCCGGCGCTGGTCCGTGGTGCTGGCGCTTGCCTGCTTCGGCAGCGCACTGCCCCTGCAGGCCAATGAGCTCAAGGTGGGCATCAGCGGCTCCGCCCCGTTCGTGATGCAGGACGGCGACTCCACCAGCGGCATCAGCCTCGACATCTGGCGGCGCGTCGCCGAAGACAACAACTACAGCTACGAACTGATTCCGCAGCCATCCTCCAAAGCCGGGATTGAAGCGGTTGATGAGGGTGAGATCGACGTACTGGTGGGCCCGATCAGCATCACCTCAGGCCGATTGGCCATACCGGGCGTTGATTTCACCCAGCCCTACTACCTGGGCAAGTCGGGGGTGTTGCTGCCGATGCGCCCGCCGTCGATCCTGAGCCGCGTCCAGGTGTTCTTCGGCTGGGCGGTGATCTCCTCGGTGCTGGTGCTGATCAGCGTTCTGCTGCTGGTGGGCAGCCTGATCTGGCTGGCAGAACGGAACCGCAACAGTGAGCAGTTTCCACAGGAGTGGCTACCGGGCATCAGCAGCGGCATGTGGTTTGCCCTGGTGACCTTGACCACGGTGGGCTACGGCGACAAGGCCCCGATCACACGAACCGGCCGAAGCATCACCGGCGCCTGGATGGTGATCTCCCTGATCGCGGTGTCGTCCCTCACCGCCAGCCTCGCCTCGGCGTTCACCCTGTTCCTCTCCGGTGCCACCGAATCGGCCATCAGCGCTCCTGAACAACTCAACGGCCGTCGGGTTGCTGTGGTGAAGGGCACCAGTGGCATGGAGCTGGCCCAACGCGGTGACATGCGGATCGTCAGCGCCACCAGCCTCAGGAGTGCCGTTCAACTACTGGTGGAGCAGCAGGCCGATGCGTTGATCTTTGATCGACCCGCCATTCGCTACCACCTCAAAAACAATCCCGACCTCGCCCTGCGCCTCGCCCCCTTCACCCTGTCGGAGGAGACGTACGGCTTCGTGATCAAACCGGAGAGCCCCCTGCGCACGCCCATGGACGTCTCCATTCTTAAATTGCAACGGCAGGGGAGGGTTGCAGCCATTGCCAACCGGCTGCTGGATTGAGGCCAAGCGGCAGCCGAATCAGCCCAGAGGGCGATGGCGACGCAGGGCCTCTTCCAACAAATAGGCGGCCAGATTGCCGCAACTGCGCCCTTCAGCGAGGGCATGACGCTTGAGGTCATCCATCACCCCACGGGGCAGGGTGACGTTGATGCGCTCGGAGCCGGCGGCGTCCGCCACCGCAGCCGTGCTGGGAGCCGCGGCCTGGCCCTCGATCCGCTGCTGCAACTCCTGAACCAGATCCTGAAGGAGAGACACGATTTAGTGAAAATATGCTCACAACCCATAAACGATATCGTGCTAGACGAGATTGCGTAATCTTGGACACACTTTTTGAGGCGCCATGCAACCCCTGCCGCTGAAGCTTGCTCCCGGCAGTGATCTGCGCCTCAGCCTCGAAGAACTGGCCCAGCGGGATGGCATCAGCGGCTTTGTTCTCGGCGTGGTCGGCAACCTGACCAAGGCGTCCTTTCAATGCCCCGGCCAGGCGGAACCCACCGTGCTGGAGGGCGACCTTGAGGTGATCACCCTCAATGGAACCTTTTCCCCCGAGGGCGTTCACCTGCACCTGAGCCTCTCGGATGGGGCCTGTCAGGTGTGGGGAGGCCATCTGGAGCCCGGCACGATCGTGCAGAAGGGCGTCGACCTCCTGATAGGCGTGCTGGAGCAACGCGAAGGCCGCCCCGCGCGTCAGACCGCAGCAGCAGCACCAAAGATCGAGATCGCCGTGCTGCCCGGATGCCCCTGGTGCAGCCGAGCCCTGCGCATCCTGAGAACCCTGGATCTGCCCCACACCGTCACCACCGTCAATGACGACGCAGCCTTCCAGGCCGTGCAGCAGCGCAGTGGAATGACCACCTTCCCCCAGGTGTTCATCGACGGATCGGTGATTGGTGGCTACGACGATCTCGCCGCCATGCAAGCCGCCGGTGAACTCGACGCCCTCCGCTGATCAGCCGGAGCTGAAGCCTCAGGAACAGCCAAAGTTCTGGTCGCTGAAACCCTGGTGGTGCCAGCCCTGGTCGATCGTCTCCACGGGAGTGCTGTTGGTCGGCGGGTCCTGGGCAGTGCTGCATCGCCTCTGGATCAGCCTTCCGCTGGCACTGGGTGTGCTGGCGTGGTGGCTGCTGTTTCTGGTGCTCGTCCCCGCCGCCTACCGGTCGGCAGCGGAGGCGAACCAATGACGTCCTCACCCTTTCGCCGCATCGACCAGCAGCTGTTCGCCCAGGTTGCCGCCGAGGCCCGGCAGCATCCCCGCCTCCGCCTGAACCACAATTTCCACCGGAAACAGGATGCGGTTCAACGCTTCCTCAACGTGCTGCAGCCCGGCACCTATGTGCGGCCCCACCGCCACCGGCGCAACGGTTCCGGCACAGGCTTCGAATGTTTCCTGGTGCTGCAAGGCGCCATCGGACTGCTGCTGTTCAACAGCGAGGGCGAGATCCAGCAGCAGCTCCATCTCAGCGCCACGGGCCCACCCACGGCATCGAGATTGCAGAAGATCAGTTCCACACCCTGGTGGCCCTGGAGGCCAACAGCGTGATTTTCGAGCTGAAACAGGGGCCCTACCAGCCCGCTCAAGACAAGGACTTCCTCAACGGCTTCCCTCAGGAGGGAAAACCAGAAGCCACCGTGCAGGAAGCGCAGTGGCGCGACCTTCTTTCAGGATCAGGTCTGACGTGAGGCTTCACGGGAGCGCTGCTTCTCGTCCAGCAGTTCCCCTTCCAGTTGCTCGATCAAACGACTCACCAAGGCCTGAAATTCCGGCTGGCAGCCACGAAACGCCGCTTTGTGACGGATCGGCTCGTTGCGCATGCGCAGATCCGTGAGCATCAGCTGCAGCGAATCGATCCGGGCGTTGGAAGACATGGACTGCGTCGGTGTTCCAAAACGAGGTTATGACGCAGCTGCTTCAAAGCTCCAGCTCCCGCAGCAGACTGTTTTGCGTCTCCCGGCCGAGGACGGCATGGGCCGCCATCGCACCACTCGCTGCAACGGGGGGGATGCCGATACCGGGGAAGGTGCTTGCACCACACAGCCAGAGATTGGCCAAGGGTGTCGTCACGCCAGGGAAGAGACCTTCAGCCGCTGATAGGGCGGGGCCATAACTGCCCTGATGAACATTGAGGAAATGGCTGTGGGTCAGCGGCGTTCCCTCCATGATCAACTCGCAGCGGTCGCGGATGTCGGGAATACGGCGTTCCAAAACCCGCCAGAACACAGCGCATCGCTCCTTTTTTCTCTGCTGATACGCCGCACTGTCGCGCTCCAGATCAGCCCAGATCTCCCAGGGTTCGCTGGCTGGGGTGTAGGCGTGCAGCACATGGCGACCGGCCGGCGCCATCGAGGGATCCAACACCGACGGAATCGACAACACCACGGCATTGCGCTCAGCGTCGATCCCGCGCTCCCAGTCGTCGACCCAGACGGTGTGGATCGGCAGATCCTCCAGCCCCGAGGCATCAAAACCCAGATGCAGGTGCAGGAAACCGTTGCAGGCCGGCGTGGCCTGGCGCTGACGCTGCCACTTCGGCGCCACGGACTCCGGCAGCAGTCCAAGGGTGGACCAGATGTCGGCATTGCAGATCACCTGCCGCGCCGCAATCTGCGTTCCATCAGCCAGGGTCACACCGACAACGCGGTCCCCCTCCACCCGCAGCTGTTGCACCGCCGTGCCGGTGTGCAGGATGCCGCCATGGGCCTCCAGGCCACGCACCAGGGCCTCAACCACCGCAGCACTGCCGCCAACGGGATAGTCGAGATGGGCATCCGGCTCAAACCACTCGCCGAACAGCGTCGCCATGGCTGCAGCGTTGGTGTCTCCCATCGGCATGCCGCTGATCAGGAAGGAGAGCAGATCCACCCAATGGCGCAGGAAGGGATCGCTGAGGTGACGATCAACCAGGGGGCCAAAGGAACCGGAGAGGTGACGCATCGCCGCAAGGTGCGGCAACAGGCGTCCACCGCGCTTCAGCAGTTGCGCCATGCCATCCACACCAGGCCGCAAAGCCAGCAAGGGCAAAGCATCGGCAGCAGCGGCAATCGGCTGGAGCGCCTCCACAAAGCGACGCCATTCGGCGGCCACCTCGGGGCCACGCAGGCTGCGCACCACAGCCTCAAAATCGTCGTGCCCAACGGCGATGCGCAGATCCCCTTCCGGCAACAGCACATCCCAGCTGCGATAGGGAATCACCTCCACGCTCTGCCCCAGCGCGCGCAGCACCTGGGCCAGGGGATTGCTGCTGGGCCAACGCCCCAGGCCACTCCAGAGGGATGGACCGGATTCAAAGTGATAGCCCTGGCGTTGAAAGCCATGGGCGGCTCCACCGGGTTGGTGATGGGCTTCCAGCACCAGCACCTCTCTGCCGGCACGGGCACACAAACCTGCGGCACAGAGTCCGCCGATGCCGCTGCCGATCACCAGAACGTCGACGTCGCTTCTGATCATCCGCTCAGCATCCGCGTCATCATTGTGGTCATTGGCGCAAGACGATGCGCACTCGACTGCTGCTTCCCCTGCTGATCCTGGCCTTGGCCTGGGGGCAGGAGCTGATCGACCAACTGCTCTTTGCGGAGCAGTGGAACCTGCCGATGGGGCCGGATCAACCGTGGTGGGGGGTGATCACAGCGCCGTTAAGCCATGCCGGCTTCGGGCATCTGATCTCCAACAGCCTGGCCTTTCTGCCCCTGAGCTGGCTGGTGCTCAGCCGGGGGATGCGCGATTACCTGAGCGTCTTGCTGTCGGTGCTGCTGATCAACATTCCCGTCGCCATGTTCTGGCCGGCCCGCAGCCATGGACTCTCAGGCGTTGTTTATGGACTGCTCGGCTACCTGCTGCTGATCGGCTGGCTGGAACGTCGCATCCTCTCCATCATCCTGGGCCTGGTGGCGTTCTGGCTCTACGGCTCAGCCTTGATCGCCTTGATCC comes from the Synechococcus sp. A15-62 genome and includes:
- the pdeM gene encoding ligase-associated DNA damage response endonuclease PdeM — protein: MTALEWSWGDSPLRFLPQRALWRAEGRELFVADLHLGKAEAFQAHGIPMPSDGDQGTLNPLLELCHDWSPQRLFVLGDLVHARIGITAPLRETLLALPDLCGCPVVLIGGNHDQDSWIEGLPQQPSQRLGHLWLSHMPERVPEPGLLNVCGHLHPTTRIRSRSDQLRLPCFAFDPNGPRLVIPSFGQLTGGHDCGERYQQWLVAEGSIVPWFDPTPNNRERRIA
- a CDS encoding transporter substrate-binding domain-containing protein; translation: MRRVRRWSVVLALACFGSALPLQANELKVGISGSAPFVMQDGDSTSGISLDIWRRVAEDNNYSYELIPQPSSKAGIEAVDEGEIDVLVGPISITSGRLAIPGVDFTQPYYLGKSGVLLPMRPPSILSRVQVFFGWAVISSVLVLISVLLLVGSLIWLAERNRNSEQFPQEWLPGISSGMWFALVTLTTVGYGDKAPITRTGRSITGAWMVISLIAVSSLTASLASAFTLFLSGATESAISAPEQLNGRRVAVVKGTSGMELAQRGDMRIVSATSLRSAVQLLVEQQADALIFDRPAIRYHLKNNPDLALRLAPFTLSEETYGFVIKPESPLRTPMDVSILKLQRQGRVAAIANRLLD
- a CDS encoding CopG family transcriptional regulator, whose protein sequence is MSLLQDLVQELQQRIEGQAAAPSTAAVADAAGSERINVTLPRGVMDDLKRHALAEGRSCGNLAAYLLEEALRRHRPLG
- a CDS encoding PCC domain-containing protein, coding for MQPLPLKLAPGSDLRLSLEELAQRDGISGFVLGVVGNLTKASFQCPGQAEPTVLEGDLEVITLNGTFSPEGVHLHLSLSDGACQVWGGHLEPGTIVQKGVDLLIGVLEQREGRPARQTAAAAPKIEIAVLPGCPWCSRALRILRTLDLPHTVTTVNDDAAFQAVQQRSGMTTFPQVFIDGSVIGGYDDLAAMQAAGELDALR
- a CDS encoding DUF6737 family protein, producing MNSTPSADQPELKPQEQPKFWSLKPWWCQPWSIVSTGVLLVGGSWAVLHRLWISLPLALGVLAWWLLFLVLVPAAYRSAAEANQ
- a CDS encoding NAD(P)/FAD-dependent oxidoreductase, which produces MIRSDVDVLVIGSGIGGLCAAGLCARAGREVLVLEAHHQPGGAAHGFQRQGYHFESGPSLWSGLGRWPSSNPLAQVLRALGQSVEVIPYRSWDVLLPEGDLRIAVGHDDFEAVVRSLRGPEVAAEWRRFVEALQPIAAAADALPLLALRPGVDGMAQLLKRGGRLLPHLAAMRHLSGSFGPLVDRHLSDPFLRHWVDLLSFLISGMPMGDTNAAAMATLFGEWFEPDAHLDYPVGGSAAVVEALVRGLEAHGGILHTGTAVQQLRVEGDRVVGVTLADGTQIAARQVICNADIWSTLGLLPESVAPKWQRQRQATPACNGFLHLHLGFDASGLEDLPIHTVWVDDWERGIDAERNAVVLSIPSVLDPSMAPAGRHVLHAYTPASEPWEIWADLERDSAAYQQRKKERCAVFWRVLERRIPDIRDRCELIMEGTPLTHSHFLNVHQGSYGPALSAAEGLFPGVTTPLANLWLCGASTFPGIGIPPVAASGAMAAHAVLGRETQNSLLRELEL
- a CDS encoding rhomboid family intramembrane serine protease, which produces MRTRLLLPLLILALAWGQELIDQLLFAEQWNLPMGPDQPWWGVITAPLSHAGFGHLISNSLAFLPLSWLVLSRGMRDYLSVLLSVLLINIPVAMFWPARSHGLSGVVYGLLGYLLLIGWLERRILSIILGLVAFWLYGSALIALIPGVSPAGVSWIGHSAGFIGGLVAALAVYREPTNH